In the Glycine max cultivar Williams 82 chromosome 19, Glycine_max_v4.0, whole genome shotgun sequence genome, cttgtaccacaaaggatgtaccctccaatgtgttaagacaaagaattctcaggcggttagtcctttgaatctttgtaaggggaaacaaaagatatctcaggtggttagtcctttgaaatcttttgtttaagggaaaaggaagaatcaaaagaattctcagactgagtccttttgaattctcttgaaaagggagaagggagacacaaaagaattcaggcggttagtccgcggttagtccttcgttcttttggaaaagggagaagagagacacaaaaagaattcaggcgattagtccttgttgaattctttttggcaaagggagaagagaatgaaaaagatgaatagcacaagtttttgaacaaagaacttttcttggaagagaaagttttgaacaaaaacttttagaaagatgaagagaagatgaatcagaaaaaatctattgaaagagatgaaagaaaatattgaaagattgattgaaagagatgattaagatcaataatttgtttcatgccaaggtcacatatttataatttcttgatgactcaagtcaaaacttgtaactcttggcaattcctttaaaactaattacttaaaaagttatgacttttgaaagaatgttcagaaacaagtcacttgaagaattgtgacttttggaaatgaatttttcgaaaatagtcactggtaatcgattaccattaaggtgtaatcgattacacatcaacagatgtgactcttcattttgaattttgaaaatcttaacgttttaaaatactggtaatcgattatatgattatggtaatcgattacagatttgtaaatcagtttgaaaaacaatgctggctactagtaatcgattactaccttctggtaatcgattaccagagagtaaaactctttggtaaaagattttgtgaaaacttcatgtgctactcaatattttgaaaaactttttagtacttatcttgattgagtcttctcttgattcttgaatcttgatcttgatttttcttgaatcttgattcttgaatcttgaatctttgcttgaaactttgcttaactcttgattctttggcatcatcaaaataaccttggaagacattgcttccacaatagGCTGTGCTTGTTTGTAATTAAGGACTTTGGTGCCTTTCCAGCATATATTGTTGTCGCTCTCCATCTAGAAAAAGTAGATTCAGTCATAATGTTAGGTTTTCCATTCATGCTTCCAGGTCCCTCTGTTATTCAGAACCTCCCAAAAGGCTCCTACGTTATTAAGTGGCAGGTGTAAATTCTCTCCCATCATTTTCATCTCCCTCTTTGTCAATAATGAACTAATGATTAACTATATTCAGGAGGCTGGGAGGGTAGAAGCAGATTTTGTTTGCTTTGATGTTAAGTCAGTTATAAGGAACATCTACACACTCTTCTCTGGAAGTGAGATACCAATAGCAGGTGATAATCAGGAAATCATGGATTTGTATGACCCAACTACTCCCCTACCACCATGGTTCTCTGAGGAAGACCTGGCAACCTATGAATCACTATACAAAAAATCTGGCTTCAGATTTGCATTGCAGGTTCTATACAGGTAATCCCAGTACAATACCTCTTTTAGAAATCTAAAAAAGTGGATTCTTTTTCCTTGTATTTCAATATTGGCATGTTATTCTCAAGAATTGAAATCTTATTCTAAATAATTGTATGCAACTAAGGTTCTTTTATATGTGACATGACATGTCATTTTCCTGAAACCAGGTTTCTTAAGTTGAAGTCTTTTGTTTCAATGCTCTaaaatagttttagttttatagtCTAGGGTACTTCAGTAATATTATCGCAGCTAATGATCCACAGAGGACTCTTGGAGTGGATAGTGGCATTGCTGGAATTAGTAGTTAAATGCATATTGGAATCTGTAGCAATTTATGTTCAGATTCATGTACATGGCTATTCCTGTACCTAGAATACACAATGCATGTACTTGGTAACTATAATCATCATTAATCTCGttgtaaatacaaaattttaattactagATCAACTGAGTAACTCAagttattcaaaaaattaattctctGCTAGTAATTCTCTAAAACTTTCTCAAGTTGGTATCAAAGCAGGCTTGGCCCCATGATGTCTCTATTCTGCCTCTCAATCCCAAAAGGAGGGAATATGATAGATGACAAGTTCTAAGTAATAGGAGGGAATCAATAGTGATCAACATTGTGATTAAAGAGAGGCCAGGTCTCATGAATGCTTGTAGTAGGAGGGATAGCCCTGGTCTCTTGAATACCAGGAGGAGATTCTGCATTCCTATTGTTCTATCCTGTTTCTCAATCTTTGTTTTAGCATCCTAATGCATAGTATTCAGAGATTGCTTGATCTATGAATAAACCATACAATTAACATGACCTATTCACCTTTATATAAAATGTACAATTGCACATAAACAAACAAAACGCAAACCAACCAGACCTCTACAATTCTATATGTATTCTTCAAATGTAAATTGATCTTACCTCTTATTTGCATTTTGGTTCTCTGATTTTGTTTCTCATGTCCATCCACCACTTTTCTCAATGTCGACATCCCATCCACATTTAATTTTCCAGACAACTTTGTGTTTATCTCATTAGTAAGAACAACTGCAGGATTTTCTAATTCTCCATGATACCCATGACCTGACGTGTGCAGACATTCATTCTTCCCCATAACTATAGTTGATCCAATCTCTGATATGCGGTTTAGCAGTTCCATAACACGAGACTCATTACCAAGGATAACCTAACAGTGATATAAAAAGCAATGAACAGATTTACAACACATTATTAGATagaaattttcataattatcttttttcttcaccTAGAAAAATTTCAACAACTAACACAACCAAAAGGttagccagaaaaatcaaaagttgGTAAAGAATggatttaaatttgaaagtaaaaaCAGTAAATTGCAAGTTCATATACTGGTATTGGTTCATTAGCAAAAGGTTAATGTAGTCCATTATGCATTTTAGATTATAGCATATTTTAaggaaataatcatttttttgccAGCTTCCTGAGATagctttaaaaagaaaacaattatttcAAAGAATTTAAGTGTTCCTAAAAAAGCCTTCAGCTATACGAGATGTGCTTTAGATAAGTATAATACATGAAaacatattcaaaataatttgtggAGCACTTATTAGTGTCCTacatcttcataaaaaaaattagtgaccCACCTTAATGAATTATTgaaatgaaactaatttttaattgaaaaataacacaaacaaAACCCCCAATTCTAATTGATGAATAACACAAACAGTACCTATAAAAATGCTAATTTTGTCCTTATAATTTGTTCAAAGTTCAATCAAATGTTAATATTTTGGGGCTctgacaaaggaagaagagattAAGCACGTACAGTTGTTGCTTGACAAAATACAAGTAGCCATACTATAGGAAGACCAAGATGTCTAAGCTTCAGGCACAAGGTATATGATGCAAAAGAGGAATATGACTATGGCTATGATGACTACAAACGATACACAAGTTTCAGGAGAATCCTGCAGTCCATATGCCATGTTGAGGGAAGGGACAATAAATTTGCACCCTTGGATTTTCAAACCCCAAAAAGATTTGACAATCACTACTTCATAAACATTGTTGAAGAGAAAGGCTTGTTAGGTTTTGACAATGTTCTTATCAACCATGACTTACATGGAAAGATTACAGAGCAGGTGTGGGCTTATGCCTCTAATGAAAAAATTTGGTTGGCTTCATTTGCTAAATCTATGATTAAGATGGGAAACATCAATGTTCTTACAAGAAATGAAGGGGGAAATTAGGAGGAATTGTATGTTTGTCAATGCTTAGTTGTTATGTAGTGCATATGGTTTGTAATAATTAACTGATTGAGACGTAATCTTACTACTTGCAATTGAGAATATagattatatatgaaattgatCACCTAAcaaatggaagaagaaaatgtttatatattttggcAACTATACTAAATTGGCATCAATATCAGGGTCCTAACATGGTTGCTAGAAAGAATGAAGTTCCATTAAATAGTTGTAATCATAATGTCATTCTACACAATTCCCTTATTGCATACCTTTTGGTGTTTCACACAATGCATTTGTGGCTCGAATTAATATTCCATTTATGCTTAATCTACTGCTGAACTTGTTGGAATTAGTAGTGGATGCCTGGCTTAATTGTTAAGTTCTGCCTATAGGTCTAGTTCCCCCAGCATGAAAGATATTGAAGCCTATTCTGCAATAAATACAGCAAAATTGGATGAAGCAGAACTTGCCAAATCTGTTCCTCACAATATATGTTTGGAGGTACCATTCCAAGTATGATCAATATTTATAAGCACCAATTATGAAGTACTTTTCTATCCTATTAGTTTCATGTCTGGCTTAATCAAATCCATTGACAACTATAGACAATGTTTTTATGGACATGGACAAATCTAGGTTTTGAGGTTTGGGGGCAGTTGCTCcccaagatttttattttttaatatgtataacTACATGCATATAAACTCCATGAATAGATAATAAGAACAATTAGCACATCTACTGCTTATGTTCTAGCTAGTTCGTGTGAAATGTAAAtcagaaaacaaattaagatatGCGAGTGGATCAAGAGACATTGGATTGTTTCAGCTTAACCAATGGTCTTGAATTCGAGTTCAACATATGTTGTTCAATGAGAGTTTTTTTGTCCATAATGATGATTCTATCCAACTCAACTTGCCTCCTATGGAAAATACATTTGGTTCAAGCAATATATTTGTGACATACGTTGCAGTTTTCCCCAAGGGTGTGTTTCACAATGAGATTGAGATCATTTTATGATTCCTATTATAAGCCTGAGttaaatatcatctcataatCCAAATATAGATTAGACAAAGAATAAGTCTCTGGCAAAGTATTGGTTCATAAGGTGTTGAAGAACTTGTTGGCTTGGAAAGGATAGTTAATTCTTACTTATtagttttcatttgtttatagTAAATAATTGGGTGAGAATTAAAAGATACTGATTGCTTAGGACAAAAAACAAgtgaattgaaagaaaaagggAAGGAATTGAAAGGAAGGTAAGGGCAGCTGAGGTTATATTATATAGAGACAAGGCAGTGGCAGGAGAGAGCCTATAGGGCAGGGTTGtctgtttttcattttctcttagtTTATccatttgcttttctttttcttacctTACGGACAGGGACCATCCACAACACACTCAATCAATGgcactaaaagtaaaaaaaaaataagtgtacACTCTCCCCCATATTGGCATTTCTCTACTACAACTAGCTAACCTTAGTTAAGCCTTCAcccatataaaaattaattaaccaatatcattgccccatatatttttcttctttggcaATAAAATGAGGGTGCATGGGAAAATAGAATGCTTAGTGGCCACTACAGGGGTTCCCCCCTCCCCCTTTTCCCACTCAGAAATCAAAAGCATTGCAGTACACAGAGCATTTAGTTAACACTGGTTTTATTTCATTGCAAACTCTATGAGTTGTATCATACCAACATTATTTGATTGTAGTTTTATGACAATAGTCATAAACATGAGTAAAAACCAACACCTAATCCCATTCAAATGCAAGGCAATGATTACACACAAACTTGGATTCTCTCAAGTGAAAATATGTATCAAGTATGGATCTATCTGCCCTTTTGAATTAAAGTATCTTAGAAATTTAACTAGTTTTAAATCAAAGGTAGATACAAACCTACAATAACAATAACTAGTTTTAAAGCAAGaactcaataacaatattacaaTATATCTGTAGATGAAAAGACTTATAGAAGCTGAGCATAAAACAAATAGATTTGCTCAATTGAATTAATCCACAATATAAGGGGGTCACAGAagagaaaattgatgcaaaacaGTAGTAAATGCTAACAAATATTGAAACTCAAGGAAATCAAGAGATCCCAGAGCTGCATCACATTGCTGCTAAAATATCATTTCAGGACAAAGAGCATACTGTTATGAACCAAGTATCCCAAAAGCTTAAGCTATTACGTGAAGGCACATGAATGGTTTCATACatattaaatctttaatatgcCCTCTCATGAATGGTTTCATACTATATTAAAGCTAGCATGGTGAATTTTAACCATAAACCCCCACGCTTCTCCGTCATGGCCTAGACCATAAACCCCAAACCCCAATGCTCATTCCGTCACACATCAAACCCAATGTCATCAACGCCCACAGTCACTCCAACCCCAATGGAATTCAACAAAGAAGACATGAAAATGCAAGAGAGGGGTTCATACCTTCTAATGACGAGAGTAATGTGGTGGAGGAGTTTAGACTTCGACGTCGACGGGGGCACGATGGTCTTGAGAAGACGACAATGATTGCAAGTTCAATACGATGAGGTTTAAAGCTAGGTAAGGCACAAGAGTGTTTCAGAGACTTAAGTGAGAACAACGTGTGCAATCTCTAAccatacaaagacggttttcGGGACTAGACCGTCTTTGTATGgtaataaaacatttataagTTTGCCATCAAACAATATTTAAAGACGGGTTTATGCAAACGTCATCGTTTAGTTCTTGTTAATTATGAAAACGCCACCGCcgcactttctaagacggtccttTACAACTGTCTTAGAATCGCCGACGtaaaaggataaatttttagtagtgatggtatcttctttattgtttttacataggtcatgaataatattttaccACTTATAATATTGGGGAACAAGTAAAACTCCATATCCTAAAATATGGAATTACCAATTTCTGGTTTTGATTATCCattctaatatattttgaattgttcAGTTGCATGGACGATTTGGAAAAACGTTATTTGGAGCTTTTCTCTGCATAATCCTTCCACCATTGGAGAGTTCCTTGGGGATTTTGATGGTTGATAATGGATGAGAAACAAGTAGATGGAGAAACTTTGTTTCTGGGTGTGCAATGTTTGTAGTAATTTATTGTGCTTATATCTAGGTTTGTCATGCAGGCATGTCATTGTTGCaatcattttcaaaaattacaaATCTGAGGACTATTGTGATGGGTGTTGACATTGGGGTTATATAATGCAATACATGACTATTACATCCATCCTACCAGGAGTCAATAGTATTGGGTGAGGACACCATATGACAAACCAAAGCCACCCTCAAATGAAGAGAAGACCTGGACAACCTAAGAAGGCTAGGAGAAAGGACATAACTGAGGGAGAAAGCAGCAACAATAGGATTATGATGAAAAGGAATTTCCCCACTGTTACTTGTATGAGATATGGCCTTGAAGGTCACAACAGTAGGGGCTGCAATAATGGTGGTGTGCCACCTAAACCCAAAAAATGGAACATTAGGCATTAGACGTATATTAGATGTGTTGTGGTGTCTTTGTTTTTTGGTAATGTATAGTCATGGTAGAAATTTTACTACTACTTGGGAACTTAGGTATGTTATGTTTAATGAACaatagttttattttctctGAATGCTTGTTTTAGCTTTGTGGACTACGTACATATTATCTTATTTCATGGATAATTCTGCTATTAAGTGCATGTTATCACTTATTTTGTGGACTAGTTTGTCAGTTAGTAATATTTGTTAGGGATCAATTTGTCAGTAAGTGTATATGTTTTGGTGGGAAGTTTTTAGAAGGAAAGTTCATTTGTACGTAGTCGTTATGTTTGTTGATtcgaaaatcaataaatttaaaaagtgacAATTTAGTCCAAAATGACGTGAAAAGTTACTATGCACACGTGTACTTGCCAATGTGGATGAGTGTGAGCCATATAGGTTACCTCCATTAACAGAGACAGAAGGATTTTAACAGTTGGACCAAATAGTTATAACATTTGACATTTGTGGATTAAATAGGTAATTTTTCATAGTACATAGACAAAATTGTCAATGAGTGTAAACTAGAGGGACTAAATTGATCATTGACCTTAATACAATATAAAGTGCTACATTGGAATAAATGTACtaatatgacttttttttttttgaatttgataagagattaaaaattCCTTTGACTAGTTTATAAGAGATTAATTTAGTGGATTATCTTTCATAAGTTATCTTAAGTAGCTTATTTTGATAAGCTACTTCAAGTAGCTTATGAAAAACAAATTAGCTTAAAAGCTACTAgctcttttttttctcaattttattcttactattttatctgaaattctattttatcctttattcaatttaaaaaccatcttatctttttttactGGAAAACTTCTCTTATCTAATTTATCATTCTTACACACACACGACAGTCAACTCATCGATTGTCATTGTCACATTGTTCCTTAAGGTGAGAAATTATTTGAATCATATCAACTTTACAATTAtttgttgaattatttttattttttaattatataacctaattaaaatggaatttcaaaatatatgatTAGTTTTAAATAGAAGATTTGATTTGTATCATGTTTCGTAGTTATGCAAGTGAGAGATCCAAGTTATTAatgtataaatagaaaaaaataattatttaagaaaattataaagaaaaaacactttttatttttttaaaataatattaataataaagtatttagatgtcaaaaaaaatgattttaaaacatataattcTAGTAAAgttcatttcatttaattttactttttcaaaagaaaaaaaaaggaaaaatttgattttaaaaaatgagtaaaatCACCATATTTACCATTTTcttataatacaaaatttaaaaattattattctactAAGAATAtaagttattagaaataaatttaaatgtaaaaaatattaaatatgtcttttttcgtca is a window encoding:
- the LOC100808407 gene encoding uncharacterized protein: MLGFPFMLPGPSVIQNLPKGSYVIKWQEAGRVEADFVCFDVKSVIRNIYTLFSGSEIPIAGDNQEIMDLYDPTTPLPPWFSEEDLATYESLYKKSGFRFALQVLYRSSSPSMKDIEAYSAINTAKLDEAELAKSVPHNICLEVPFQV